In one window of Rhodanobacter sp. FDAARGOS 1247 DNA:
- the smc gene encoding chromosome segregation protein SMC, with product MRLSTIKLAGFKSFVDPTTLHLPSNMIGVVGPNGCGKSNIIDAIRWVMGESAASRLRGDSLTDVIFSGSNTRKPVGQATVELIFDNADGSVQGEYGQYAEISVKRQVTRDGQSSYYLNGARCRRRDITDLFLGTGLGPRSYSIIEQGMISQIIEAHPEELRTHLEEAAGISKYKERRKETESRIKATRENLDRVRDVRDEVDKQLEHLNRQARAAERWKALKEEQTRKDAELRALEYRGLKSQHEGEGAGLSAAEIEIEKQLAGQRQIEAQLESVRERHTDASEHLNAVQADVYKVGAEIARVEQQVRYNKETAERLQRAHGDAEREHAELAAHIATDREQVEALRLALAEGEPKLEALQQLQDDTGEAQRNTETRLADWQQRWDSHTRNAGESNRAAEVERTRLSYLDRQAVDLARRREVLETEQKATDVAALDAAGEQLTHEHETQRERVETLGSLLDQHKSGHEKVLEDERQVQSTLNEARQQLQAARGRHASLEALQHAALGQDEGAASGWLAKLGLDHSRRLGESLQVEAGWETAVETALSGFLDSVLVDQAHTLASEFSSIENADMALLDASEGGVNTAGTLAAHVRGPAAAMAILGHVLTAASLDEAHQRVVSLSSLAPYQSVITPAGEWLGPGWARVRRAQGSQVGVLARERELRTLAEQIAALEAQLEEASERLDTLRTSKFETERARDDAQRELYNAHRRQSELAGQLQSHRGKLETARARAEKVKGELADLNRQIDELQGQTREARARLDESVGLMGDLEDQRRELENERRGLLEAREEARMNAREAAEQSHSLALALESKRSSLSSLEQTLARMDTQLRQIEMRRNEITEQLAAGSDPIAELESERQAYLDQRLLVDKQLVEARRALEDCDIEFRKLEQQRHLAEQGLATLREGLSQKRLAAQALQLRADQLAEAIAGSGLELETLLAELAPDIDADQWRSQLSDLGQKIARLEPVNLAAIQEHAEQSERKTYLDNQLTDLVDAMETLEGAIKKIDRETRQRFKETFDKVNAGVQELFPRLFGGGHAYLELTGDDLLNTGVTIMARPPGKRPSNISLLSGGEKALTAVSLVFAIFGLNPAPFCLLDEVDAPLDEANVGRFSSLVREMSEQVQFIFISHNKATMEAATQLCGVTMREPGVSRLVQVDLAEAAKLAGAA from the coding sequence ATGCGCCTGAGCACCATCAAACTCGCCGGTTTCAAGTCCTTCGTGGACCCGACCACCCTGCACCTGCCCAGCAACATGATCGGCGTGGTCGGCCCCAACGGTTGCGGCAAATCCAACATCATCGACGCGATTCGCTGGGTGATGGGCGAGAGCGCGGCCAGCCGCCTGCGCGGCGACTCGCTGACTGACGTGATCTTCTCCGGCTCCAACACGCGCAAGCCGGTGGGGCAGGCCACGGTCGAGCTGATCTTCGACAACGCCGACGGTTCGGTGCAGGGCGAGTACGGCCAGTACGCCGAGATCTCGGTGAAGCGCCAGGTCACCCGCGACGGCCAGTCCTCGTACTATCTCAACGGCGCGCGCTGCCGCCGCCGCGACATCACCGACCTGTTCCTCGGCACCGGCCTCGGCCCGCGCAGCTACTCGATCATCGAGCAGGGCATGATCAGCCAGATCATCGAGGCGCATCCGGAAGAACTGCGCACGCATCTGGAAGAGGCCGCCGGCATCTCCAAGTACAAGGAGCGCCGCAAGGAAACCGAAAGCCGGATCAAGGCCACCCGCGAGAACCTCGACCGCGTGCGCGACGTGCGCGACGAAGTGGACAAGCAGCTCGAACACCTCAACCGCCAGGCCCGCGCCGCCGAGCGCTGGAAGGCGCTGAAGGAAGAACAGACGCGCAAGGACGCCGAACTGCGTGCGCTGGAATATCGAGGCCTGAAGTCCCAGCACGAAGGCGAGGGCGCGGGGCTGTCCGCCGCCGAGATCGAGATCGAAAAGCAGCTCGCCGGCCAGCGCCAGATCGAGGCCCAGCTGGAAAGCGTGCGCGAACGCCACACCGACGCCAGCGAGCACCTGAATGCGGTGCAGGCTGACGTCTACAAGGTCGGCGCCGAGATTGCCCGGGTCGAACAGCAGGTGCGTTACAACAAGGAAACCGCCGAACGCCTGCAGCGCGCCCACGGCGACGCCGAGCGCGAACATGCCGAACTGGCCGCGCACATCGCCACCGATCGCGAACAGGTCGAGGCGCTGCGCCTGGCCCTGGCCGAAGGCGAGCCGAAACTCGAAGCGCTGCAGCAGTTGCAGGACGACACCGGCGAGGCCCAGCGCAATACCGAAACCAGGCTGGCCGACTGGCAACAACGCTGGGACAGCCACACGCGCAACGCAGGGGAATCGAACCGCGCTGCGGAAGTGGAACGAACCAGGCTCAGCTACCTGGATCGCCAGGCGGTCGACCTGGCGCGCCGTCGCGAAGTGCTGGAAACCGAGCAGAAGGCCACCGACGTGGCGGCGCTGGACGCCGCCGGCGAGCAGTTGACCCATGAGCACGAGACCCAGCGCGAACGCGTGGAGACGCTCGGCAGCCTGCTCGACCAGCACAAATCCGGCCACGAAAAGGTGCTGGAGGACGAACGCCAGGTGCAGTCGACCCTCAACGAGGCGCGCCAGCAGTTGCAGGCCGCCCGCGGCCGGCACGCGTCGCTGGAGGCCTTGCAGCACGCCGCGCTGGGACAGGACGAAGGCGCGGCCAGTGGATGGCTGGCGAAGCTGGGCCTGGATCACTCGCGTCGCCTGGGCGAATCGCTGCAGGTGGAAGCCGGTTGGGAAACCGCGGTGGAAACGGCGTTGAGCGGCTTTCTGGACAGCGTGCTGGTTGACCAGGCGCACACGCTGGCCAGCGAATTTTCCTCGATCGAGAACGCCGACATGGCCTTGCTCGACGCCAGCGAAGGTGGCGTCAACACCGCCGGCACCCTCGCGGCGCACGTGCGCGGACCGGCGGCGGCGATGGCGATCCTTGGTCACGTGCTCACCGCGGCATCGCTGGACGAAGCGCATCAACGGGTCGTCTCGCTGTCCTCGCTGGCGCCGTACCAGTCGGTGATCACGCCGGCGGGCGAGTGGCTGGGTCCGGGCTGGGCGCGCGTGCGCCGGGCGCAGGGCAGCCAGGTCGGCGTGCTGGCGCGCGAGCGCGAGCTGCGCACGCTGGCCGAGCAGATCGCCGCGCTGGAAGCGCAGCTGGAAGAAGCCAGCGAGCGGCTCGATACGCTGCGCACCAGCAAATTCGAGACCGAACGCGCGCGCGACGACGCCCAGCGCGAGCTGTACAACGCGCATCGCCGGCAGTCCGAACTGGCCGGCCAGTTGCAGAGCCACCGCGGCAAGCTGGAAACCGCCCGCGCCCGCGCCGAGAAGGTCAAGGGCGAACTGGCAGACCTGAATCGGCAGATCGATGAATTGCAGGGCCAGACCCGCGAGGCACGCGCCCGACTGGATGAATCGGTCGGCCTGATGGGCGACCTCGAAGATCAGCGCCGCGAGCTGGAGAACGAGCGCCGCGGCCTGCTCGAGGCGCGCGAGGAAGCGCGCATGAATGCACGCGAAGCCGCCGAGCAGTCGCATTCGCTGGCGCTCGCGCTGGAGTCGAAGCGTTCCTCGCTGAGCTCGCTGGAACAGACGCTGGCCCGCATGGACACCCAACTGCGCCAGATCGAGATGCGCCGCAACGAAATCACCGAGCAGCTCGCCGCAGGTTCCGATCCGATCGCCGAACTCGAGTCGGAGCGACAGGCGTACCTGGACCAGCGCCTGCTGGTCGACAAGCAGCTGGTCGAGGCGCGTCGCGCGCTGGAGGACTGCGACATCGAGTTCCGCAAGCTGGAGCAGCAGCGTCACCTGGCGGAGCAGGGCCTGGCCACGCTGCGCGAAGGGCTGTCGCAGAAGCGGCTTGCGGCGCAGGCCTTGCAACTGCGCGCCGATCAGCTGGCCGAAGCGATCGCCGGGTCAGGTCTGGAACTGGAAACGCTGCTGGCCGAACTCGCGCCCGACATCGATGCGGATCAGTGGCGTTCGCAGCTGAGTGATCTCGGCCAGAAGATCGCCCGGCTTGAACCGGTGAACCTCGCCGCCATCCAGGAACACGCCGAACAGAGCGAGCGCAAGACCTACCTGGACAACCAGCTCACCGACCTGGTCGATGCGATGGAGACGCTGGAAGGCGCGATCAAGAAGATCGACCGCGAAACGCGCCAGCGTTTCAAGGAAACCTTCGACAAGGTCAACGCCGGCGTGCAGGAACTGTTCCCGCGCCTGTTCGGCGGCGGCCATGCCTACCTGGAACTCACCGGCGACGACCTGCTCAACACCGGCGTGACGATCATGGCGCGCCCGCCGGGCAAGCGTCCATCCAACATCTCGCTGCTGTCCGGCGGCGAAAAGGCGCTGACCGCGGTGTCGCTGGTGTTCGCGATCTTCGGTCTCAACCCGGCGCCGTTCTGCCTGCTCGACGAGGTCGACGCACCGCTGGACGAGGCCAACGTGGGCCGCTTCTCCAGCCTGGTGCGCGAGATGAGCGAGCAGGTGCAGTTCATCTTCATCAGCCACAACAAGGCGACCATGGAAGCGGCTACCCAGCTGTGCGGCGTGACCATGCGCGAGCCGGGCGTTTCGCGACTGGTGCAGGTGGATCTGGCCGAAGCGGCTAAACTGGCAGGCGCTGCCTGA
- a CDS encoding BolA family transcriptional regulator, with translation MLEQIRQRLSAALAPTELEVVDEGHLHAGHAGEGKGHFHVRIVSPAFAGLLPIRRHRMVYAALDGLMDNGIHALSIDAKNK, from the coding sequence ATGCTCGAGCAGATCCGCCAGCGCCTGAGTGCGGCGCTGGCACCGACCGAGCTGGAAGTCGTCGACGAAGGCCACCTGCATGCCGGCCACGCGGGGGAGGGCAAGGGTCACTTCCATGTGCGCATCGTCAGTCCCGCATTCGCCGGACTGCTGCCGATTCGGCGGCATCGCATGGTTTATGCGGCGCTGGACGGCCTGATGGACAACGGCATCCATGCCTTGTCGATTGATGCAAAGAACAAATAA
- a CDS encoding YciI family protein, translating into MWYAIIAKDHPDTLSRRQGARPAHMARLLELQDAGRLFVAGAFPAIESEDPGPAGFTGSMILAQFPSMAEARAWADADPYVAAGVYADVQIKPFRKALPA; encoded by the coding sequence ATGTGGTATGCCATCATCGCCAAAGACCATCCCGATACCCTGTCCAGGCGTCAGGGTGCGCGACCCGCACACATGGCGCGCTTGCTCGAACTGCAGGATGCCGGTCGGCTGTTCGTCGCGGGCGCGTTCCCGGCGATCGAGTCCGAGGACCCGGGCCCGGCCGGTTTCACCGGCAGCATGATCCTGGCCCAGTTCCCGTCGATGGCCGAGGCCCGCGCCTGGGCCGATGCCGATCCGTATGTGGCGGCCGGCGTCTACGCCGACGTGCAGATCAAGCCGTTCCGCAAGGCGTTGCCGGCGTGA